A region of Hydrogenimonas cancrithermarum DNA encodes the following proteins:
- the infB gene encoding translation initiation factor IF-2 yields MGKVRIHEIADELGIKSKEVVEKAREMGLDVKTASSGVSPEDAQNIVNYVMTGTLPASAAPKKSPAPEKEKEAVEQAVEKPTAEKVSKTEPEKAEEAKAEAPKEKRAVEKEEKQPETKVAAEKMPEEKAEEKAEPETETKPEPKPEERPVKESEKKETLGQASVKRRRGIFIVKKKRPKVEPVTETPTIKKSEIGKENRVIAAVDESIAAKRAKKKAKKAAPAPGSKESGVKLSLLEDRDIGGISVDYATEEVVLPDFSEELRSMEEPKSPTTLKPEQPRPKQPIGRRGPQSRGKRSVSRTTPKKRQRRMEKTEATPTVVKIPEDCRVYEFAEKVGHSTGEVIKILFGLGKMVTKNDFLEKDEIEILADEFGVEVETINPLDELDYVAAYDAIPDEYLEERPPVITIMGHVDHGKTSLLDKIRETKVAEREAGGITQHVGAYQVEKDGKKITFIDTPGHEAFTEMRARGAQATDIVIIVVAADDGVKPQTIEALNHAKAAEVPMVIAINKIDKPDANPDMVKSQLAELGYMPVDWGGEYEFVEVSAKTGQGIDDLLETILLQAEIMELKANPKRNAKAVVIESSLEKGRGPVATVIVKNGTLHVGDHVICGRTFGRVRTILNDLGKQIKELGPSDPGVVVGLNEVPDAGEIMVAMDSDKQVRELAQKRAEYLRQKELSKSTKVTLDELGNLIAEGKIKSLPVIVKADVQGSLEAIKGSLEKLKNEEVKINIIHSGVGGITESDVALANADENAVILGFNVRPTAAIKQKAKQLGVEIKTYSIIYDLIDDVKALLSGLMSPVISEEGIGQAEVRETFSVAKVGTIAGCIVTDGVIKRNAKARLIRDGVVIYDTRISSLKRFKEDAKEVGKGYECGLMLENFNDIKVGDVIEAYEEKEEKATL; encoded by the coding sequence CAGGCCGTAGAAAAACCGACAGCGGAAAAGGTATCGAAGACTGAACCGGAAAAAGCGGAAGAGGCCAAGGCCGAAGCCCCAAAAGAGAAGAGAGCCGTCGAAAAAGAAGAGAAGCAGCCGGAAACGAAGGTCGCTGCCGAAAAGATGCCGGAAGAAAAAGCCGAAGAGAAGGCCGAACCGGAAACGGAAACGAAGCCCGAGCCGAAACCTGAAGAGAGACCGGTGAAAGAGAGTGAAAAGAAAGAGACGCTTGGACAGGCTTCTGTCAAGCGCCGCCGTGGTATCTTTATTGTCAAAAAGAAGCGTCCAAAGGTTGAGCCGGTTACGGAAACACCGACAATCAAAAAGAGCGAAATCGGAAAAGAGAACCGGGTTATCGCCGCTGTAGACGAATCGATCGCCGCAAAAAGAGCGAAGAAAAAGGCGAAAAAAGCGGCGCCGGCGCCGGGTTCGAAAGAGAGCGGTGTAAAATTGAGTCTACTTGAGGATCGCGATATCGGCGGTATCAGTGTCGATTATGCGACGGAAGAAGTGGTTCTGCCCGATTTCAGTGAAGAGCTCCGAAGCATGGAAGAACCGAAATCTCCAACGACACTCAAGCCGGAACAGCCGCGGCCGAAACAGCCGATTGGACGACGGGGACCGCAAAGCAGAGGAAAACGAAGCGTGAGTAGAACAACACCAAAAAAACGACAACGCCGTATGGAAAAAACGGAAGCGACTCCAACGGTCGTCAAAATTCCGGAAGATTGCCGGGTCTATGAGTTTGCCGAAAAAGTGGGGCATTCGACCGGTGAGGTCATCAAAATCCTTTTCGGTCTCGGCAAAATGGTGACCAAAAACGATTTCCTCGAAAAAGATGAGATAGAGATTTTGGCGGATGAGTTCGGTGTCGAGGTTGAAACGATCAATCCGCTCGACGAGCTCGACTATGTCGCGGCGTATGATGCGATTCCTGACGAATATCTCGAAGAGCGCCCCCCTGTCATTACGATCATGGGGCACGTCGACCACGGTAAGACATCGCTTCTGGACAAGATTCGCGAGACAAAAGTGGCCGAACGCGAAGCAGGCGGTATCACTCAGCACGTGGGTGCCTATCAAGTTGAAAAAGATGGCAAAAAAATTACGTTTATCGATACCCCGGGTCACGAAGCCTTTACCGAAATGCGTGCCCGTGGTGCGCAGGCGACCGATATCGTCATTATCGTCGTCGCTGCCGACGACGGTGTAAAACCGCAAACGATCGAAGCGCTCAACCATGCCAAAGCGGCCGAAGTACCTATGGTCATCGCGATCAACAAGATCGACAAACCGGACGCAAACCCGGACATGGTCAAGTCGCAGCTTGCCGAACTCGGATATATGCCGGTCGACTGGGGCGGCGAGTATGAGTTTGTCGAAGTCTCTGCCAAAACGGGACAGGGGATCGACGACCTTTTGGAGACGATTCTGCTTCAGGCGGAGATCATGGAGCTCAAAGCCAACCCCAAACGGAATGCCAAAGCGGTTGTTATCGAAAGCTCACTCGAAAAAGGGCGTGGGCCGGTTGCGACCGTTATCGTCAAAAACGGTACGCTGCACGTGGGGGACCATGTGATCTGCGGAAGGACATTCGGGCGTGTACGAACCATCCTGAACGATCTGGGTAAGCAGATCAAAGAACTCGGTCCAAGCGATCCTGGGGTCGTTGTCGGACTCAACGAAGTGCCGGATGCAGGAGAGATCATGGTCGCGATGGACAGCGACAAGCAGGTGCGCGAATTGGCACAGAAACGTGCAGAGTATCTGCGCCAGAAAGAGCTCAGCAAGAGCACCAAAGTGACGCTTGACGAGCTTGGGAACCTGATTGCCGAGGGCAAGATCAAATCCCTTCCGGTCATTGTCAAAGCCGATGTTCAGGGATCGCTCGAAGCGATCAAGGGAAGTCTCGAGAAGCTGAAGAATGAAGAGGTCAAGATCAATATTATCCATTCCGGTGTGGGCGGGATCACCGAAAGTGACGTCGCGCTGGCCAATGCCGATGAAAACGCGGTGATTCTCGGCTTCAACGTTCGACCGACGGCGGCGATCAAGCAGAAAGCGAAGCAGTTGGGTGTCGAGATCAAGACCTATTCGATCATTTATGATCTGATCGACGACGTCAAAGCGCTGCTGAGCGGCCTTATGAGCCCGGTCATCAGTGAAGAGGGTATCGGGCAGGCCGAAGTGCGCGAAACGTTCAGTGTCGCGAAGGTTGGAACGATTGCCGGATGTATCGTTACCGACGGGGTCATCAAGCGAAATGCCAAAGCACGACTTATCCGTGACGGTGTTGTCATCTACGATACGCGCATCAGTTCTTTGAAACGTTTCAAAGAGGATGCCAAAGAGGTCGGGAAAGGGTATGAGTGCGGCCTGATGTTGGAGAACTTCAACGACATCAAGGTCGGTGACGTAATCGAAGCCTATGAAGAGAAAGAGGAGAAAGCGACGCTATGA
- the rbfA gene encoding 30S ribosome-binding factor RbfA: MTPEEIKRKRADSILRELIPEALSQLGDERLRGLTVTEVICSKGRSDADVYLDPTGIDEAEQQQILKQLRKVSKGLEAYCLKAEGWFKSPKFHFKFDKELDRVKRMDELFAQIEKELNK, translated from the coding sequence ATGACTCCCGAAGAGATCAAGCGCAAACGTGCCGATTCGATCCTGCGCGAGCTGATTCCCGAGGCGTTGTCGCAACTTGGGGATGAGCGTCTGCGCGGTCTAACCGTGACGGAAGTGATCTGCAGCAAGGGAAGAAGCGATGCGGATGTCTATCTCGATCCCACGGGAATCGATGAAGCGGAACAGCAGCAGATTCTCAAGCAATTGAGAAAAGTTTCGAAAGGGCTTGAAGCCTACTGCCTCAAAGCGGAAGGGTGGTTCAAATCGCCAAAGTTTCATTTCAAATTCGACAAAGAGCTCGACCGCGTCAAACGAATGGATGAGCTTTTTGCACAAATAGAGAAAGAGTTGAACAAATGA
- a CDS encoding LSm family protein, producing MSVEEEVKKVVESHGAKLYDTEIVNEDGHTVYRVYILKDGGVDLDLCADISRDLSPMLDVYPPVSGQYYLEVSSPGVERTLKRPEHFENSVGEKIYLKLSSGEKVKGKLLGFENGEVVLETSQGEERFPLNEIRKARTYFEW from the coding sequence ATGAGTGTCGAAGAAGAGGTTAAAAAGGTTGTCGAGTCGCACGGTGCGAAACTCTACGATACGGAGATCGTCAATGAGGACGGCCATACCGTCTACCGAGTCTACATTCTCAAAGATGGGGGTGTGGATCTCGATCTTTGCGCCGATATCAGCCGTGATCTTTCGCCAATGCTCGACGTCTACCCACCGGTCAGCGGACAGTACTATCTGGAAGTGAGTTCGCCCGGTGTGGAGCGAACACTGAAAAGGCCGGAACACTTCGAAAATTCCGTCGGTGAAAAGATCTACCTGAAGCTGAGTTCCGGAGAGAAAGTCAAAGGGAAACTGCTCGGTTTCGAGAATGGTGAAGTCGTTCTCGAAACTTCACAGGGTGAAGAGCGCTTTCCACTGAACGAGATTCGAAAAGCCCGCACCTACTTTGAATGGTAG
- the ribD gene encoding bifunctional diaminohydroxyphosphoribosylaminopyrimidine deaminase/5-amino-6-(5-phosphoribosylamino)uracil reductase RibD — translation MRLALAEAWNYQLLTYPNPAVGAAVVGPCGELLAVNAHREAGKAHAEVLTIRDAYIALSGDTEFARCDDAHRLHTELPLRAKDLFRDATIYVTLEPCSHTGKTPACADLIAALGFKRVVIGAMDPNPHAAGGSKRLAEAGIEVLEGIERAACEALIEPFVKWQTGRFVFFKLAQTLNGVIDGGVISCEASRRWVHRVRTKIDTLVIGGNTVRVDRPTLDSRLVGGKAPDVTIFTKHPGSIDRKIPLFEVAGRAVAFAPNLPDRGLIMIEGGEGTLRALRNEIDWMVLFVAPFLKDGTCYNGGKNFEMLHHRRSGDDAMMWLKRK, via the coding sequence ATGCGCCTCGCACTGGCCGAGGCGTGGAACTACCAACTTCTAACCTATCCCAATCCCGCCGTCGGTGCCGCCGTTGTCGGCCCTTGCGGAGAGTTGCTTGCCGTCAACGCCCACAGGGAGGCCGGCAAAGCACATGCCGAAGTCCTCACGATCCGTGATGCCTATATTGCCCTTAGCGGCGACACCGAATTTGCCCGATGCGACGATGCCCATCGGCTCCATACCGAACTTCCTCTGCGTGCCAAAGATCTTTTTCGCGATGCGACGATCTATGTGACGCTCGAGCCGTGCAGCCATACGGGGAAAACACCTGCATGTGCCGACCTGATTGCGGCACTTGGATTCAAGCGGGTCGTCATCGGTGCGATGGATCCCAATCCCCATGCCGCCGGCGGATCGAAACGACTCGCCGAAGCGGGTATCGAAGTGCTTGAAGGGATCGAACGGGCGGCGTGCGAAGCGTTGATCGAGCCGTTCGTGAAATGGCAGACAGGACGATTCGTCTTTTTCAAACTGGCACAGACACTCAATGGTGTGATCGACGGCGGCGTCATAAGCTGCGAAGCCTCCAGACGCTGGGTCCATCGGGTGCGTACGAAGATCGATACGCTCGTAATCGGCGGGAATACGGTGCGCGTCGATCGTCCCACGCTCGACAGCCGCCTCGTCGGCGGCAAAGCCCCCGACGTGACGATCTTTACGAAACATCCCGGTTCGATCGACCGAAAGATTCCTCTTTTTGAAGTGGCAGGCAGAGCGGTCGCATTCGCACCGAATCTTCCGGACCGGGGCCTGATCATGATCGAAGGGGGTGAAGGCACCCTTCGCGCGCTTCGAAACGAGATCGACTGGATGGTGCTTTTTGTCGCCCCTTTCCTTAAAGATGGAACCTGTTATAATGGCGGGAAAAATTTCGAGATGCTGCATCACAGACGGAGTGGAGACGATGCGATGATGTGGTTGAAGAGAAAATAG
- the ubiE gene encoding bifunctional demethylmenaquinone methyltransferase/2-methoxy-6-polyprenyl-1,4-benzoquinol methylase UbiE, which translates to MDKNQKQEKIVSMFDEIASTYDVTNRVLSMGIDKSWRKKGCDKTFELLDRSEGLTVLDVACGTGDMLQWWRDRGAAAGATFQRFIGVDPSEGMLEVAKEKVDYAEFVVAKAQDMPIEENTADILSISYGIRNVVDRQEAIDEFYRVLKPGGMVVILEFTKREERGLKGKIVDFYMHSILPRLGGLVSRNYEAYRYLPDSIEGFLTTDMLKKELENAGFTMQYTESFSMGISTLLIAKK; encoded by the coding sequence ATGGATAAAAATCAGAAGCAGGAAAAAATCGTTTCGATGTTCGACGAGATCGCGTCGACTTACGACGTGACCAACAGAGTCTTGAGTATGGGAATCGACAAGTCGTGGCGAAAAAAAGGGTGTGACAAGACATTCGAATTGCTCGATCGAAGCGAGGGGCTCACGGTGCTCGACGTGGCGTGCGGGACGGGTGACATGCTGCAGTGGTGGAGAGATCGTGGGGCTGCGGCCGGGGCGACGTTTCAACGCTTTATCGGTGTCGATCCGTCGGAAGGGATGCTGGAAGTGGCGAAAGAGAAGGTCGACTATGCCGAATTCGTTGTCGCCAAGGCACAGGATATGCCGATTGAAGAGAATACGGCCGACATCCTCTCCATCAGCTACGGTATACGCAATGTCGTGGACCGCCAGGAGGCGATCGACGAGTTCTACCGTGTGCTCAAACCGGGTGGAATGGTGGTCATCCTCGAATTTACCAAGCGCGAAGAGCGCGGCCTCAAGGGCAAGATCGTCGATTTCTACATGCACAGCATTCTTCCACGTCTTGGCGGATTGGTGAGCCGAAACTACGAAGCCTACCGCTACCTGCCCGATTCCATCGAAGGGTTTTTGACGACCGACATGCTCAAAAAAGAGCTCGAAAACGCCGGGTTCACAATGCAATATACCGAATCCTTTTCGATGGGCATCTCGACCCTTCTCATCGCCAAAAAATAG